Proteins encoded in a region of the Stieleria neptunia genome:
- a CDS encoding tetratricopeptide repeat protein, with product MDRSRFCSISVLGFLSICLAVDSATADAQESQRYVDTRGQLKHARNLFDAGKPVAAMDAVNDVIEHHPSLAEAYATRGSLRQYANNHEEAVDDLSKAISQGMSRCEIYVTRAISKTELGDFSGAIADCSTAIELTSDSSFAYAIRGSSRLRQKAYKRAIDDLDMAIMLDVKCEIAYLCRAVCRLNEGDIVGAAEDFRKHQSLKAKSLGHDGYRAYDGQPFTTK from the coding sequence ATGGATCGATCACGCTTCTGCTCAATTTCAGTCCTCGGATTCCTTTCAATATGTCTTGCCGTGGACTCGGCAACTGCAGATGCACAAGAAAGCCAGCGTTACGTCGATACTCGAGGTCAATTGAAGCATGCAAGGAATTTGTTTGATGCAGGCAAGCCTGTTGCCGCAATGGATGCCGTGAATGATGTTATTGAGCATCATCCATCCCTGGCAGAAGCTTATGCCACTCGCGGCAGTTTGCGACAATACGCCAACAATCACGAAGAAGCAGTTGACGACCTCTCGAAAGCAATTTCTCAAGGAATGTCGCGTTGCGAGATATACGTGACAAGGGCTATTTCCAAAACCGAACTAGGTGATTTCAGCGGAGCAATTGCGGACTGTTCAACTGCAATCGAACTCACCAGCGACTCGAGTTTTGCATACGCGATTCGTGGTTCCTCACGATTAAGACAGAAGGCGTACAAACGAGCAATCGACGATCTGGATATGGCCATAATGCTGGACGTCAAGTGCGAGATTGCGTATCTGTGTCGGGCAGTCTGTAGACTGAATGAGGGTGACATAGTCGGTGCGGCAGAGGATTTTCGGAAACACCAGAGTCTAAAAGCCAAATCACTCGGCCATGATGGTTACCGAGCGTACGACGGCCAGCCGTTCACAACTAAATAG
- a CDS encoding DUF4926 domain-containing protein: MIAEHSLVVLDAEPPHEKLTRGDVGTVVHVYKDGKGYEVEFVDGGGQTIALVTVGSDDVRPIGAGELLHTRKTA, translated from the coding sequence ATGATCGCTGAACACTCGCTCGTTGTCCTTGACGCCGAACCGCCTCACGAAAAACTCACTCGTGGTGATGTGGGTACCGTCGTACACGTCTACAAGGACGGCAAGGGATACGAGGTGGAATTCGTCGATGGTGGTGGCCAAACAATTGCGTTGGTAACCGTTGGTTCCGACGATGTACGGCCCATCGGGGCTGGTGAGTTGCTCCACACTCGCAAGACCGCGTAG
- a CDS encoding DUF6883 domain-containing protein, with amino-acid sequence MTRFGVKYRALGTVGRSEHRPGVVLTVWIVEDDDPPRLVTAYPE; translated from the coding sequence ATCACTCGCTTTGGCGTAAAATACAGAGCGTTGGGTACTGTCGGACGTTCCGAACACCGTCCCGGTGTGGTTCTGACGGTCTGGATCGTTGAAGACGATGATCCCCCACGCCTGGTAACCGCGTATCCGGAATGA
- a CDS encoding DUF7738 domain-containing protein has translation MSKSCEVVINRHSVTLNRRALSCAVPLDSFQDFLGRPNRTGPSIGLAYVLGHYGKAHLYDNLGLLMLEHHETALITSIELCGEDPDGIQTTKGPFREKLTIGGLPIHIGDPLEILNDSDIHFSTRLPKFRFADVPSSDRGGFTIGVSVRPRVSFRHSDDPSCNDRGAVGSVLLMLHHPSKLDRAEPHAHT, from the coding sequence ATGTCGAAGTCTTGCGAAGTCGTCATCAACCGACACTCGGTGACGCTCAATCGACGCGCGCTTTCCTGCGCAGTCCCGCTCGACTCGTTCCAAGACTTTTTGGGTAGGCCAAATCGGACCGGCCCATCGATTGGCCTCGCATATGTACTCGGACATTACGGAAAGGCACACCTGTACGATAACCTTGGTCTGTTGATGCTCGAACACCACGAGACGGCATTGATCACCTCCATCGAATTGTGCGGGGAGGATCCGGATGGCATCCAGACAACCAAAGGTCCGTTCCGCGAGAAGCTTACGATTGGTGGTCTTCCGATTCACATCGGTGATCCGTTGGAAATCCTAAACGATTCGGACATTCACTTTTCGACTCGACTTCCGAAATTCCGATTTGCTGATGTACCGTCGTCTGATCGGGGAGGATTTACAATTGGTGTGTCTGTTCGACCTCGAGTCTCATTTCGACATTCGGACGACCCGTCATGTAATGATCGGGGCGCCGTTGGAAGCGTCTTGTTGATGCTGCACCATCCGTCAAAGCTCGATCGAGCAGAACCGCATGCCCATACCTGA
- a CDS encoding reverse transcriptase domain-containing protein — protein sequence MDLSKFFDRVHHDVLMARVSRKVHDRVLLKLIGRYLRAGVMVDGILQPSTEGTMQGGPLSPLLANILLDDFDKVLERRGLRFVRYADDFLIFVKSECSARRVFRSVERYLTGTLKLVVNHDKSRVCRTAGVEFLGYQFHGFGGQIRVRPKSLKKFKQRAKAILTRNRGISMRRRFRELRLYLRGWIDYFVLEQRKSLTLTLDKCPNPTHSGRRVRACYWSNWRLPRTRLKKLQALGGSYDEAYPPAHSGKGPWRLSTTSGVHRALSNAWLQSQGLFTLEERWSALAPKRRTALC from the coding sequence ATGGACCTTTCGAAGTTCTTCGATCGGGTCCATCACGATGTCTTAATGGCACGCGTGTCTCGTAAAGTCCACGACCGTGTACTCCTGAAGCTGATCGGGCGCTATCTGCGTGCGGGCGTGATGGTCGATGGCATCCTCCAACCTTCCACTGAAGGCACGATGCAAGGCGGCCCATTATCTCCCTTGTTGGCCAACATCTTGTTGGATGATTTTGACAAGGTTCTTGAGCGACGGGGGCTCCGCTTTGTTCGCTACGCCGACGATTTTCTGATCTTCGTAAAATCGGAATGTTCGGCACGCCGTGTTTTCCGCTCGGTGGAACGCTATCTCACTGGGACACTGAAACTAGTCGTCAATCACGACAAAAGTCGTGTCTGCCGAACCGCCGGTGTCGAGTTCCTCGGCTACCAATTCCATGGTTTCGGCGGCCAGATCCGAGTGAGGCCGAAGAGTCTCAAGAAGTTCAAACAACGGGCAAAAGCAATTTTGACCCGCAACCGCGGCATTTCGATGCGTCGGCGGTTTCGGGAACTTCGGCTGTACCTTCGAGGTTGGATCGATTACTTCGTATTAGAGCAACGCAAGAGTCTAACGCTCACTTTGGACAAGTGCCCCAACCCAACTCACTCGGGGCGACGGGTCCGAGCGTGCTACTGGAGCAATTGGCGCTTACCACGCACCCGATTGAAGAAGCTGCAAGCTCTTGGAGGCTCCTACGATGAAGCCTACCCTCCGGCCCATTCGGGCAAGGGGCCTTGGCGTCTCTCAACGACGTCTGGCGTTCACCGAGCCTTATCGAACGCCTGGCTGCAGTCTCAAGGCTTATTCACGCTTGAAGAACGATGGAGCGCGCTTGCTCCGAAACGGCGAACCGCACTGTGCTAG
- a CDS encoding sigma-70 family RNA polymerase sigma factor codes for MNQHRTDDSADSAIVGLLTECQLPLRLYIRALLPGDPAAGDVIQQANAKIWEKRGDFEPGTHFKAWAMAIARFEVLNHRKRQARDARLHFSSELEETVAAELAEVNDDLAERQAALRECMQSLKPASRELLMRRYASQQPLAEFASQVGRSVGGVKVTLHRLRTALAECIERRLVATGETE; via the coding sequence GTGAACCAACATCGCACCGACGATTCCGCAGATTCCGCCATCGTGGGACTGCTGACCGAATGCCAGCTGCCGCTGCGGTTGTATATCCGCGCACTGCTGCCGGGCGATCCCGCCGCCGGCGATGTGATCCAGCAGGCCAACGCGAAGATCTGGGAAAAACGCGGTGATTTTGAGCCCGGCACCCATTTCAAGGCCTGGGCGATGGCGATCGCGCGGTTCGAAGTGCTGAACCATCGCAAACGCCAAGCCCGTGACGCGCGGCTGCATTTTTCGAGTGAGTTGGAGGAAACCGTCGCCGCCGAGTTGGCGGAGGTCAACGACGATCTGGCCGAGCGGCAAGCGGCGCTCCGCGAGTGCATGCAGTCGCTGAAACCGGCCAGCCGCGAACTGCTGATGCGGCGCTACGCATCGCAGCAACCGTTGGCCGAATTTGCCAGCCAAGTCGGTCGTTCCGTCGGTGGCGTGAAAGTGACGCTGCATCGGTTGAGAACGGCGCTGGCCGAATGTATCGAGCGACGCCTGGTTGCCACGGGAGAGACGGAATGA